The Brassica oleracea var. oleracea cultivar TO1000 chromosome C6, BOL, whole genome shotgun sequence genomic interval TATGTATTATATACCTATATAAATGATGTAAGCACGAACATGTATAAGGAACAATATTTTTCGTGTACACAAAATAACTTCATACGTATAATTTTAACTACATACATATGTAAGTGGTAAATCATGTCTTTTATTTTTTTTATATGTCTTTTATATGTTATATTAAAAAAACATGTATTTTATATGTTATGTAAGTGGTCAATAAAATAAAGTGTATATAGGGGGCTGTTTCTAGATACAGGTCGTTTTCAAAGTTTAGTTAGGATAGAATCTAAGACAAGATCCTAAGCTAACTCTTCCAGGCAAAGCAAATATATTTCTTTCTTTTTCAGGAAACTTTCTTCTTTATTTACTCTATTTATCATACATATCACCGAAATATCTTATTTTACATTTCAGTCAATCCCCTGAAAAGATATTTTAGGCATTGCTCCATAGTTGATTCATGCATAATACAAATTCTCAAATATTTCTCGATATTTAGGCTTTGCTCTATAACTGATGTCAGGTGTTTGTTTTAAAATATTTATTTTATATTGCAATTCCTTGTATAGTTTAAATAGTGATGTTTAAAAATAAGAGTTGGTAAGCTGATGTATTACCATCGTTGATTTTCTCGGATATAGTATAATATTATGTGACTAATCTTCAAAGTGACCAATGGAAAGAAGCTGTGCGGCCATAATTTTATAGTCCAGTATATTATCTGTTGGGAGTTTGATGAGCAGTCCAATAGAAATGGACTACAATATATAAATATAAAAGGTTAGTGAAAGGTCGGTAGATCACATCAGATTGTAATGATTTTATCAGATTAAGTTCATGATTTATATTTTTGATTGAGCTATGGACCCATTTAGACGAAAATTTCTCCTTAAACTTTCAAAATTAACCAACTAGATAGCTATTTAAACTAATTCCAATGACGATAATAAACAATATGGATTAATTTGTTTGCAAACTAAATCGACTTGTTTTGTTTCAAAAAATTTGGTCCATCATCGGAGACAACACAATTTTAGTTTTGCTATCAGCACACTGCATACCAAACTATAAATATGATGAGCTAAATAGTATATCTCTTGTCCAAAAAACATACTCCATTAGCCTGCATGGTTCGTTGTTAGCAATTAGTCAAAACTCAAAAGAAGGATAGCGATACTAATTGTGACATATATGTAAGGTCATAGATCATATTTTGAAGCTTTGGTTTTGAAATTAGTTGCAGTCTTTTGAGAGAACATAAAAGTTATTTTTCTCAAAAAAAATTTTTTACAATAGATATGGTCATTAATCTGGTTATATGAAAATCTACTTTTGACTGAAAAAAACAACAGAGAATCCCTTTACTCTCTTGAAAGCTTCCATGGCTTTGTCAAACCGTACGCCTTCCTCTTCCTTTGATCGAATAAATTCTGTTTCGTACCAGTTTGTCCATTAACCTTATAAGATGTGCTAAACTCTTATGGACTTCACGCCTTCACCATGTTTCCTCCCATTTTTCTCTGTCAAATTAATGATTAGTTGAATTTTATATTCGCGATTTCTTCCTCTTTTTAGTTTTTACACAAAGATACTGAAATGATTTTTTTTGCTTTCTATACAAATTACAATAGATATGTTTCTTATATTTCAGTACTCGACATTATTTAATACTCCATCTGTTTCATATTAAGTGCCGTTTTGAGTCTGTGCACACAGATTAAGGAAACAATTAATTTTGTATATTTTTATATAAAAACACAATTACCTATACACCTAACCATATTTCAACCAATAGAAAAATAAATTACTGAATAAAATTAATAAATTTTGCATTGAAAGTCGAAAACGACATTTATTTTGCAACAAAAAAATTTTTCTACAACGACACTTAATATGAAACGGAGGGAATAGTTGTTATTTTGTTAAAAGATATAAGTACTACTGTACTACAGTACTAGTGTGTATTAGAATATTCTATGTGTCGACTTAAATATTAATTGGCATGTTGAAACTTCTGGTCGGTCAAAATCAGTTTAATTACTATGCATAGTCACAAAAATTCAAACATTCTTAAAAAAAACACTTAATCAAATTGAGATATTCTTGCTATTGTTTGACTCTACGGGATGAAGTTTTCTTAGGATCAAGGATTGCCTCAAATTCGTCAACAGAAAAAAGGCTAGACCTTGGAGTCATTGGACCAATGTATCAAATTTTTACGATATTGGCGTGATATTGATAACCTTTTAATTCGTGGACGGTAAAGTGGCAGCCTCCAAAAAAATCGTGCGTCTAATGTATCAATTACTTTTGTTAGCAGGCTTTAATAGCATTTTTACTTAATATAATTCAATAAATATCGTAAGTTATTAAACCGGCCAGCCAATCGTGAGGGTGGAATCATATTCAGCTATTTACAGTGGCGTCACTAACTTCTACAGTCCATTTTTAGTGGATAAAAAACTTAGATAAGAATTTCAATTGAGAACGTTGACCTCTGCTGGGTGAAAACAACAAACACTAACTGGTAATGCATCGTTAATTATTTGATTAAGTAGGCTACTAGCCTACTAACACCAATAATTACCGTTAACCCTAGTTATAATCAGTGTTAGAGAGTTTTAAGTACACACGCACTATAATCTTGACCTTCTATATATAGTTCATTATAGAGAAATATACCTTATGTAAATATGAAGTTGGAAAAAGGTATATCTGTTCTAAAAATGGAACGCATTTCAGATACTTATATCTTATGTTGTGCATTGGTTCATAAACACTGTGAAACCCATCATAAAATCAATGTTTACTTGATAGATAGTACATCAAATCAGAGGGCAGGCTTATTATTGTCACACACAAAATCCCGTAACAAGTACAAAAGGGAGTATATATAAATTTTTATCTTGAGAGTTAGAGACATTATGATTAGAGAAGGAAATATAGGGATCGAGGCACATATATAATGTATATTCTGATTAGAAAAAGTGAATGGTGTGAAAGGGTTTGTGGGTAAATCCTTGGGATTTGAACAAAAGAGCTCTCCCTCACGCAGTAGACACCAGACAAGTAGGCATGCATGTGAAACTGAAACCAAAATCAAGTGCCCTTTTTCTCATTTCTCAAATCCAGCTTTTATTCAATTCATTTTCAAATTTTCCTTTCCCGTTTTAGTACTCATTTCTTATTTATCGTATAAACTCCTTTTCCTTTTTGTATATATCCATTTCTCCTTGATTTCCATGCCTCCTTGTCATAATCTTCACTAACTCAAAAAAGATTCTTAGTTTTTGGGACTTTTCGTTGGGGACTAGAGACTCAATGAGTTACTGAGATGACGTCACGAGCCGAAAGGGTGAGGTAAATACAGTAAAACGACAGCCAACGGCTTTGGTGGGACCGGGATAAGCGGAGATCAGACGAGGAACAAATGATTAGTTATGTAATAGAAACAGTTCTTCTCCCCCACGTGTCCTGCATCTAGAGCGACACTTGTTAAGGACGGCGCCACCAACCAGACAATGGGAGCTGGATTGCTGAAGAAAGACTTAAGAACATCTTCATCTGTTTTACTCTTCTCTTTTATTTCTTGTTGTTTTTAATATAATCTACAAACGGACACGATTCGTCATGTTTAATGGCCAACGTTCATTCCTTTAGGGCTACTACAAATCTGAAAAATATTTTAATAGTTTTGTGAAAAGAAATTTTGGGATTGTATGGTTTCCATTGGATCTAAGACTCAAAATTATCAATTATGTATTTCCTATATTACATTATAAATTTTGATGCGGTCAGTATATTGAGTGAGATTTACGTAGTTATCCATAAATTAACATTTCTTTTTTTTTAAATAAATCCATAAAATGTACATGCGGGTAAATTCTTTCGACGTTGAGAGGTACACTCAATATAGTTATTTTCTTTGTCTCCATTTTTTTCTACTCACGTGTTTTATCAATTGGTTAACGAGGACATGTATTAACCCCAGATTAAGCAAACATATATCTAAAATTTATCGTTATATTGTTGATATTACATTATGCATATACGATGACATTATGCAGTATGCATACAGTACAGACCTGATTATAAAATTAATAGTAAACTACTAGAATCGTTTGTAATATTTACTACAATCAAATTAAAATTTGCAATCTATAAAACTTTTTGATGATGTTCAGAGCATTTTATTATTTAACCTAATGCCACATAAGAATCGCTAATCATATATATATATATAACTTGGTATATAATAGATAAGAATGAAAAAGGATTTTTAATCTTGTGAGATGTAATAAAAAACTAGTAAACAATAGACAACTAACAAAAGTTGGGTTGTGCAGTAACTGCCGGTAAAGTGGAGAAGCTTGGAAAAACTTTAAACAAAAAATTGCGGTTAGAGAGAGAGATAGAGCCGTCCAAAAACAAGGCGTAGATGTCTATCCCACGCGCAATCAAACCCTCTTGCTACATCTCAATCTTCTTCTTCTCCCTCTCCTTATATCATCATTTTGCACCCACATGACACACACTTCCATTTATATAAATAAGCATATTCACATCATAAACCTATATATATACACTCTAAGATTTCTAGATGGTCCATATACATGTGATCTAATTAATCAAAAGCCAATCTCTTGCCTTGTTTTATAAACACTCATCATTCAATCCGCAACAGAGATTTCAAACCCTCCTCTCCTTCTTCCTTTTGCTACCCTATTTCAGATCGTTCTTGTTGAAATCGCTTACAAAAATATATCAGTATTTGCCACAAGCCCTTCGTCCAATCTATATTAACTTGTAAGTTTCAACTCATTATTAGTTTTAGTTTTTTTTTGTTCACACACAAAAATACATATAAGATACATATGGATACTGCAGGAACCATTATACACAGTTTCAGTTTTTTTCCCATCAAATATGCATTATTACATACATATAGTATGGGATCGTTTTGTATTTGGGTTGGAAGGTTCATATAGTATACAAATGTGTATATGTGTAGACATTGACCACAAAATTTAGAGTAAACGGGAAATTGAAAGTAATGGTGGGGATTTCGAAATCTATGTTTTTCAAAGAAATTATTGTCTGTTGCACCATTAAAAATAATATATCGATAGTATAGGGATATAAACACATACAAGAGTGTGTAATACACTCAAAGGAACATCAACCTCGGTGACTTCCACCCGTCAAGCTTTTCGGCTATATATCCATTTTATATGATTATCTTCCATATACAATATATAGTTCTTGTATATTTTAGGTGTTATAATACCAACCAATTTATGTTATGTTCTTTAGAGCTCTTTATATTTTATACTTAGTGTATAAACTTTGAATTAATCTTTTCGTTTTAAAGCATCGTTCGGTATGTACAAGGCGAAACAAACACTTAAACTGTCAAACCTAATATTATCTAAGAAAAAAATCCAAAAAACTTTCACTATCAAACTTTTGTTATTATTGCAAAATAGTAAGCGCTCCTCCATTGTTGGTGGTCCCCTGAAAATACATCATAACCATCATCAGAAACATATAATAGCTATACCCTTAAGCTTAAAGATCTAAGATTTTAGATATTATCTATCTACAGGTGAATACATATAGTATGTGTGTGTATATCTATAGATATTTTAATATATTATCATGTGTGTCCGTGTGTAACATCACTATCATTAGCCAACACAGCTTTTGGAATTCCGTTGGACCCAAGAGCCATTCCATCCATTTCTTCTAATTAAATATAAGAAGCTTGTTATAGGCTTTGGTTTTGGTCCCCAAAACAAAACTTAAAGGTTGTGCCTTGTTTGTCTAAGGTTTTCGCAATAGCTTCCAAAAAGACACGCTTAGGTTTATATACAAATACATTTGCTTCATATCATTCTCTTCTCTCTCATTTCTCCATCTCGTTTCTTACTCATTTCTCTAACAGTTTTCCGACTTATATACCTTTACAGGATCATTTTAGATGGATAACATAATGCATATGCCACCAGGATTCCGGTTTCACCCGACAGAGGAAGAACTCGTCGGTTATTACCTAGATAGGAAGATCAATTCAATGAAAAGTGCTTTAGACGTCATTGTAGAGATTGATCTCTACAAAATGGAGCCATGGGATATTCAAGGTAATTAACGTGTATTTTGTATAATGATTATCAGTCATTAATCTTTTGCATGGAATGGCAGTATTGTTTACTTAATATGATCTTTGAAAACCAATAGTGTGCGATGAATTTGGCATGCGAAATGAATGAGAAAGCCTACTTTCTTTGACTTATAAGATTTTATAAACGTGTGTGAAAAGAATATTGCAATGAAAATTTAAGAGACGTAGTACAATCATAACTCATAATATCTCATTTGAAATTAAACTAGTTGATATTTTGGTTGAAAGTGGGAAAGTTGAAATCATATCTTTTATCAGCCCAAATACAATTAACCACATTATTTTCAATTCGTAGGGGTGATTGGTTGCCGCTGTAGATGCTCTAGACAGCGAAAATTTAGTCTAGAGCAATATATGTTAACCAATCGAACTTTTCTTTCTTTAAAAAACTCACAGCAAAAAAAATCTCTACAAAATCAAAATATGGATGTAGAGAGCTTTATTTTCAGAGCAAATAAATAGCGCTTTACAAATCTACAGCAAAATAATCTACATCAAATAAATCTGTGGCTTAAATTATACAGTAAAAAACATAAAGCTACAGTTCATTCCAATCACCCCCTTAATATTAATATGCTAATATTTTGTAAGTGTAAGAAAAATTATGACATTAACATTTGGTGTTGCATTGCAGCGAGATGCACCCTAGGGTATGAAGAGCAAAATGAGTGGTACTTCTTTAGCCACAAGGACAGGAAGTACCCGACCGGGACTAGGACCAATAGAGCCACGGCCGCTGGGTTCTGGAAGGCCACCGGCAGAGACAAGGCGGTTCTTTCAAAGAACAATGTTATAGGAATGCGGAAGACACTTGTCTACTACAAAGGTCGAGCTCCTAATGGAAGAAAATCGGACTGGATCATGCACGAATACCGTCTCCAAAACTCTGAGGTTGCCCCGGTTCAGGTACACATTTTGACTCTAATTTATATAATATCAAACCAATATCTAATAACCTTAACTATATACCATATGTTACACAATCGAGCTAATAATGTGAAGCCAAGCCTAAATGGACTCTATATCATTTATTTGTGAACTATAGGAGGAAGGTTGGGTCGTGTGTCGAGCATTTAGGAAGCCGATTCCAAACCAGAGGCCACTAGGGTACGAGCCATGGCAGAACCAGCTCTACCACGTTGATAGTAGTAACAACTACTCATCTTCAGCGACAATGAACTCGAGTCATCATATCGGTGCCTCTTCATCGAGCCATAACCTTAGCCAAATGCTCATGAGCAACAACCACTACAATGGCAATAATGTATCCTCATCGATGCATCAATATGCCAATATCGCGCTCCCTCAGCTGGACAGCCCGAGCTTATCACCGAGTCTAGGGACGAATAAAGATCAGAACGAGGGATTCGAGCAAGAAGAAGAGAAGAGCTTCAACTGTGTAGACTGGAGAACACTAGATAGCTTGCTTGAGACACAAGTCACACATCCACAAAACCCTAATGCCCTAATGTCTTCGTTCGAAACGCAGTCGTATAATCCGGCTCAGAACTTCCCTTCCATGCATCAAAACTATAGTCATGAGGTTGAAACAAATATTCATGATTCTCTTGGATGCTTCCCTGACTCGTAATTAATATAAAATTATATACTATATTGATTTGTTTTTATGATTTAATTGTTTCATCTGAAGAATAACATTTATAACTGTCTATTTGTAAAACAAGTTTGTGTTTAATACGTAGAGATTTCCTGGTGAATTTCACAAAGGTGGAATTTTTTTTATCTATCCCTTGGGGTTTTCTATTAAAATTTATTTTGTTGTTCGAATTTGTAAGTCCATTGATTCTAATAAAATGTGCTCATAATTATACGACAATGCACGCCAAATCTGTCTATGGTGGCCTAGTAGCCAGGAGAACATGTAAAATGTGCTCATAAGTCAAACCTCAATCAGTGGCAATAATAAATATTATATATATAAATCATGCCAGTGTACGATTTGAATTCAAATTATATGCTCACCATGTGGTATTGAAAATAATTATATGGTAAATATATATATATATATATATATATTAAAAAAAACTAAAACCTAGATTAATAAAACAAAAGTCTACCATTCTTTCTTCTTCATTTTTTTAAAACAGTAAGTCCATACCATTCAAGCTTTGTTATTTATATGTCCGTTTACATGTAATAGCATGTAAAACGGTAAAACAAACAAAAGTAGCCCAAAAAGAAAGATGAACAATGAGAAAAACAAAACAATAATGAAACTATTAGTAGACCAAGAAACAATATAACAAATTACAAAAGAAAAAAAAAGGAAACAATATAACAAAATAAAATAAATGGTGGTCAACGATTGTCGTAAGTACCCTCTGAGGCTCTGACAGACTTTCGATTTTGAAGTAGATTAGAACCTTCTCATCCGAGCAGAAGGTCTTAAAAGACCCATCCATCTCCGAGTCTCCGACACCGAGAACGAAAATGGAGAAAAGCTAAGGATACGTTTTACCTCCACCTTGCTGAAGATCGAAACTTTAAATCATTGCAGATGAATTAACATCCCAACCCCCACAAACCCAAATCAAACTGGTGGATGGCTCTCACACGGAATCTAATCAGAGACGAAGAGCTCGGAGCGATGTCAGACGACGACGATTCGCCCTCGGGAAAGCGATCTAAACTCGATCGGTTCCCTCTTAGCCGATGGGAACTCGCGGTGTCTCTCGGCGTCTTCCTCGTCTTCTCCTCTGGTCTCTTCTGCATCTACATGACAATGCCCGCTGCTGAATTCGTCAAGCTCAAGCTCCCAAGAAGCATCTCTGATCTCCGCTTGCTCAAGTAAACATCATTTCTCTTCTTACTACTCATAAAGATTCAAACTTTGATCAATCTTGAGGTTTCTGATAGTGTCAATGTCGAAACTCGAGAAGGGTATTGATAAAGTTGTAATTTTTGTTTGGTTTCAGAGACAATCTTACTGATAAAGATTCAAACTTTGTTATAGGATGATCGATGTTTTGATCAGTGTTAGAGGTTCTTGATAGTGTTAATGTCGAAAACTTGATAAGGGTATTGATAAAGTTGTAATCTTTGTTTGGTTTTAGAAACAATCTTACTGATAAAGAGTCAAACTTTGTTATAGGATGATCGATGTTTTGATCAAATCTTGAGGTTCTTGATAGTGTCAGTGTAGAAACTTGATAAGGGTATTGATAAAGTTGTGATCTTTTTTTTGGTTTCAGAGACAATCTTGCAGACTATGCGAATGAGTACCCGGCGCAGTTCGTTTTAGGGTATTGCGCGACCTACATTTTCATGCAGACGTTCATGATTCCAGGGACTATCTTTATGTCGCTTTTAGCTGGAGCTCTCTTTGGGGTTATCAAAGGTGTTGTCTTGGTTGTTTTCAACGCAACCGCAGGAGCTACTTCTTGTTTCTTTCTGTCTAAGTTGATTGGCCGGCCGTTGATTACTTGGTTGTGGCCTGATAAGTTGAGATTCTTTCAGGCTGAGGTTGAGCTTCTTCTTTTGCTGATTAAAAGATTCTTCATTTGGGGGTGGTGGTAATGATTCGTTGTGTGGTTTTTTCAGATTGGTAAGCGTAGAGATAAGCTTCTTAACTATATGTTGTTTCTGAGGATAACACCAACACTGCCAAATCTGTTTATCAATTTGGCTTCACCAATAGTAGATGTGCCTTTTCATATCTTCTTTTTGGCGACATTGGTCGGTCTCATTCCCGCTGCTTACATAACCGTCAGAGTAAGCCTTTAGTCCAAGACTTGGTTTCCTTTCTTTTGTTGGCATCTAAGCAGAGCTTTAAGTTCTTGGTTCTTTGTATTGCAGGCTGGACTTGCCATTGGAGATCTCAAATCGGTGAAGGACTTGTATGATTTCAAGACGTTGTCGGTGCTCTTCCTCATTGGGTTTATCTCCATACTTCCAACAATACTGAAAAGAAAGAAGATATACGAGTAAACAAGGAGAAGTCTCTTCACAATACACAGGACAAGACTACACTTTTAACTGATTAGAGGACACAGCGGAAACAATAATGGTTAACTCGCTTATAAATTTTTGTGTTTGTATTTTCCATTTGAGAGTAGAACTGAGGAACAGATCATAGAGTCAATACTTTTCTTTTTTGAATCCAGGTTATTATTTTATTTATATATTTTCAGAATGTATATGAAACCAAGAACTAGAAAGAAATATTTCTCTTCAAATAATATATTTGAAAAAACTCGAATCCCCAAAGAAAAAGCATGACATCATTTAAATTAGACAACAAGTTCTTTCAAACCAACAACATCAACACAAACTCTCTCTCTAAAGCAAGAGAAATATTTCAGCAGAAGTTGAATAAGACAGACGTAAATTTAGGTCAACTTGAAACCACCACCAACAGGTTTGGGCAACTGTTAGGTCTGGCTCGACACAACTTGAACCACACCTGGTTGTTCTGCAAGGAAAAAAAAAACATTGGTCAAGTTAAAACCCTTGTCATGTTTTCCCTAAGCACTCTGACAAAATGTTGCTATCATGACTACATGATTTTTCTACTTGTACTTGTTTGAGGTCTCATGTGCCATATGTCATAGTTTAAGAAACATACTGAAGATCTCGGCGACTTGCTCAGGGGTGAGCTTAGCTGAGAAACCTGAGGCAGCTTCCTTGTAGCTGTATATTAGAGCGTCCTCTGCAGCTTTTTCACTGTTGAATAGCCAAAATGAACAGAACATAATCACCATTATCATATCTTATTACTCATCACATCAATCGAGACGAGAATTAACCAATAAATATACATATCCTCTCTTTTTTAACCTACTAGTGACACAATTAGTAGATGTTTACAGACCTTCCAAGAACGGAGGAGAGTCTACGGAGATGATAGACTTTAGGTTCCTCATCGGTAGGCTTCTCTGTGTAGATGATGTGAACCTTTGCTTCGGACGTTTCAGCAACTCTCTCTGTAAAACAAGAGATTTATTTCAGCAGAGGTTGAATAACAAAGAGTCAAAGTTAGGTCAACTTGAAATTACCACCAACAGGTTTGGGCAACTGGTAGGTCTGGCTCGACACAACTTGAATCACACCTGGTTTTTCTGCAACAGCCAAAAATCATATGAGAAAAAAAAACACAACAAGAGAAGGAAAAAAAAAACATTGGTCAAGTTAAAACCTTTCTCATTTTTTTCCTAAGTCTATATTATTAGTGATAGGCCTAACTCACACTCAAAATCTAGTTCAAGTGTGGCAGATTATCATATCAGTCAGGTATATATTGTCTAAAGACACTACAATCAATCCCACGATATGGGATGTTAATAGCCCTCTCGAAATGTGGGTAAAAAACGGTCCAGTAAAAACAATTCAAGCACAATATCTCAGACATACCATGGTAATATGAACCATTTGTACATGCTACATAAAAAATTATTTACGTGGAAAATCATATACTGAATTTTCACCGTGGACTCTAATACTATAGTAGTAATGAGCATAACTCAGATCCAAAAGCTGGCTGAATAGTGAAAGATTGCCACATATGTATATTTTGCCCAAGGACACTACAAATAAAACATAACTCCGAAAATGCGCCATCATGACTGTATGATTCTACTTATACTTGTTTGAGATCTCATGTACCATATATGTCATAGTTAAAGAAACGTACTGGAGATTTTGGCAACTTGCGCAGGGGTGAGCTTAGCTGAGAAACCAGAGGCAGCTTCCTTGTAGCTGTAAACCAGAGCGTCCTTTGCAGCTTTGTCACTGTTGAATAGCCACAATGAACAAAAAAAAAAACAGAATCACCATTATCATATCTTATACGCATCACATCAATCACAATTCAACAGTAAGTATATATTTAAGCTACTAATGACACATTTAGAAGATGTTTACAGACCTGCCAAGAACGGAGGAGAGGGTACGGAGATGATAGTCTTTAGGTTCCTCATTTGTAGGCTTCTCGGTGTAGATGATGTGAACATTTGCTTCGGACGTTGATGAACTGGTAGAGTCAGCCATGATCAGAGCAAGGAGTGATAAGAAGAAGGAGAAGACGATGAGTTTTAGGTAGATTCTTCTTGTTGGAGGCGCAAATGTGAAATATGCGTTACGTGAACTTTTACCATTTATATCAATTTTAAGTTGACTCATAATGGACGGCCTCAAATGATTAATCTGTGATTAGACGGCTATAATTTTGCCGGCCTGGATATATGACCTTCACTATAAGTACACTTTCCTGCCAAGTGGTTATCTTACCATTAAAATAAAACATGAATCAACCAAATATTTTATTTGCACTGATTTTC includes:
- the LOC106297000 gene encoding subtilisin-like protease SBT3.3 — its product is MSQLKIDINGKSSRNAYFTFAPPTRRIYLKLIVFSFFLSLLALIMADSTSSSTSEANVHIIYTEKPTNEEPKDYHLRTLSSVLGSDKAAKDALVYSYKEAASGFSAKLTPAQVAKISKKPGVIQVVSSQTYQLPKPVGGNFKLT
- the LOC106296999 gene encoding uncharacterized membrane protein At4g09580-like, which translates into the protein MALTRNLIRDEELGAMSDDDDSPSGKRSKLDRFPLSRWELAVSLGVFLVFSSGLFCIYMTMPAAEFVKLKLPRSISDLRLLKDNLADYANEYPAQFVLGYCATYIFMQTFMIPGTIFMSLLAGALFGVIKGVVLVVFNATAGATSCFFLSKLIGRPLITWLWPDKLRFFQAEIGKRRDKLLNYMLFLRITPTLPNLFINLASPIVDVPFHIFFLATLVGLIPAAYITVRAGLAIGDLKSVKDLYDFKTLSVLFLIGFISILPTILKRKKIYE
- the LOC106299022 gene encoding NAC domain-containing protein 30, encoding MDNIMHMPPGFRFHPTEEELVGYYLDRKINSMKSALDVIVEIDLYKMEPWDIQARCTLGYEEQNEWYFFSHKDRKYPTGTRTNRATAAGFWKATGRDKAVLSKNNVIGMRKTLVYYKGRAPNGRKSDWIMHEYRLQNSEVAPVQEEGWVVCRAFRKPIPNQRPLGYEPWQNQLYHVDSSNNYSSSATMNSSHHIGASSSSHNLSQMLMSNNHYNGNNVSSSMHQYANIALPQLDSPSLSPSLGTNKDQNEGFEQEEEKSFNCVDWRTLDSLLETQVTHPQNPNALMSSFETQSYNPAQNFPSMHQNYSHEVETNIHDSLGCFPDS